In one window of Megalopta genalis isolate 19385.01 chromosome 8, iyMegGena1_principal, whole genome shotgun sequence DNA:
- the LOC143259950 gene encoding uncharacterized protein LOC143259950: protein METVKSCVTERRTLKARLTMFKKFLESEGATVDVIAFEKRLRMNEGLYETFNRIQTQIECVVMYTPHEEAQFAERESFENDYYSIISKGETLLLKARENSVTATNSDSEIGLSLLGEVEEVGNVEVGNAEVNGKDHDPCEQHFVEPTRRDEQVRSVVAIPFNDRTHELGESRPQAERGLLDLERKFRKQPDLQAQHKELLREYENLGHMSRLDPKDIGGVSGSYYLPHHAVMKGNSTTTKLRVVFDGSAKTASGVPLNDTQMVGPPTQDELFDILLRFRKHGIVVSADVAKMYRQIAVRGEDRSYQRILWRFSEHDAIGGYSLNTITYGTAFASYLATRVLQQIGKDCAHSLPDVSEVIRSDFYVDDLLTCETCEQALVKLTTSVSPEHPVLKLIEGQSCYSKLLRIVAYVLRVCSKSQRTDKASRSKSQGSPSVMELSSAERIVIRVTQNHHLSVEMRQLGARQPLDRTRSLLSLNPFVNELGIIRVGGHLRNAPIAFSRKHPILIPSSSPLAVLIIRREHLRLLHAGCQQTLASLHANYWIPSGGRITRKVVRSCMRCFRTKPGAAQPQMGNLPADRVTPARAFSTCGVDYAGPFLVVDSGRSRTSRKAYLCLFVCFVTKAVHLELAVDLTTDSFLNGLRRFTARRGMCRVIHSDNGTNFIGARDELRDLGHLLASPAHNDKVKGALAQNKIQWQLIPPRAPHFGGLWERAVRSVKTHLRRVIDEQRLTFEEMCKVLTQVEACLNSRPLHPLSSDPSDLNPLTPGHFLVGEALTALPHVHLLDTRRNRLNRFQLLQQMVQHFWKRWHQEYLHGLQQRRKWRQGYAVVPKVGALVLIKENNLPPMKWALGRIWELHPGQDGVCRVVTLRTAQGTLKRPTTRTCLLPLEDELTGSSTVEPPPIL from the coding sequence ATGGAAACTGTAAAGTCATGCGTTACTGAGCGCCGGACTCTCAAGGCCAGACTCACCATGTTCAAAAAATTCCTCGAGTCTGAAGGCGCAACGGTAGATGTAATAGCTTTTGAGAAACGCTTGAGAATGAATGAGGGTCTCTACGAAACCTTCAACCGCATTCAGACCCAAATAGAATGTGTCGTCATGTACACCCCGCACGAGGAAGCGCAGTTTGCCGAGCGCGAGTCCTTTGAAAACGATTACTACTCGATCATATCCAAGGGTGAGACACTCCTTTTGAAAGCTCGCGAAAACTCAGTCACTGCGACGAACTCCGATTCGGAAATCGGTCTATCTCTGCTCGGGGAAGTCGAAGAGGTCGGTAACGTAGAGGTCGGTAACGCGGAGGTCAATGGTAAAGACCACGATCCGTGCGAACAGCACTTTGTTGAACCTACTAGGCGCGACGAGCAGGTGCGATCCGTCGTAGCGATTCCGTTCAACGATAGGACTCATGAATTGGGAGAGTCTCGTCCTCAGGCGGAACGTGGGCTTCTGGATTTAGAACGCAAATTCAGGAAGCAGCCCGACCTCCAAGCGCAGCATAAGGAGTTACTTCGCGAATATGAAAATCTGGGCCATATGTCAAGATTGGATCCGAAGGACATAGGAGGGGTCAGCGGTAGCTATTACCTGCCTCATCATGCAGTGATGAAAGGCAATAGCACGACCACCAAACTTCGGGTCGTCTTTGATGGCTCAGCGAAAACCGCGTCGGGCGTTCCGTTGAATGATACACAAATGGTAGGCCCCCCCACACAGGATGAGCTGTTTGACATCCTGCTGCGATTTCGTAAACATGGCATTGTTGTGTCCGCGGATGTTGCTAAAATGTATCGGCAGATCGCGGTTAGAGGGGAAGACCGAAGCTACCAACGCATCCTGTGGCGTTTTTCGGAACACGATGCGATAGGGGGGTACAGCCTCAACACCATCACCTACGGCACCGCGTTCGCTTCCTACTTGGCCACTCGGGTCCTTCAGCAAATCGGGAAAGATTGCGCGCACTCGCTGCCGGATGTTAGCGAAGTCATCCGGAGCGACTTCTATGTCGACGACCTGCTGACCTGCGAAACTTGTGAGCAGGCGTTAGTTAAATTGACAACCTCGGTTAGCCCGGAGCACCCAGTCTTGAAACTGATTGAAGGGCAGTCATGCTATAGCAAGTTGTTACGAATCGTAGCATATGTTCTCAGAGTCTGCTCAAAGAGTCAACGGACGGATAAGGCCTCGCGAAGCAAGTCTCAGGGTTCCCCATCAGTCATGGAACTTTCTTCAGCCGAACGAATTGTAATCAGGGTCACGCAAAACCATCACCTTAGCGTCGAAATGAGGCAGCTAGGAGCTAGGCAGCCGTTAGATCGAACACGCTCGTTATTGTCCCTAAACCCCTTCGTGAACGAACTCGGGATCATTAGGGTGGGCGGCCACCTGCGGAATGCTCCGATAGCCTTCTCGCGAAAACATCCGATCTTAATACCAAGTTCCAGTCCTCTGGCAGTCCTGATAATTCGGCGCGAGCATCTCCGATTGTTGCATGCCGGTTGCCAACAAACTCTCGCGTCTCTTCACGCGAACTACTGGATTCCATCAGGCGGACGAATCACGCGGAAGGTTGTGCGTAGTTGCATGAGATGCTTCCGGACGAAGCCTGGCGCCGCGCAACCCCAAATGGGTAATTTACCAGCCGATCGCGTTACTCCTGCCCGGGCTTTTTCTACGTGCGGCGTGGACTATGCCGGCCCGTTTCTAGTAGTGGACAGCGGGCGCTCTCGAACTAGTAGGAAGGCCTATCTGTGCCTGTTTGTTTGCTTTGTGACCAAAGCAGTTCACTTGGAGTTGGCAGTGGATTTGACCACTGATTCATTTCTCAACGGCCTACGTAGATTCACTGCGCGACGAGGAATGTGTCGTGTCATACACTCGGATAATGGCACGAATTTTATTGGAGCGCGAGATGAGTTAAGGGACCTGGGTCACTTACTGGCATCCCCCGCTCACAACGACAAGGTTAAAGGGGCATTGGCTCAAAACAAGATTCAATGGCAGCTGATCCCCCCACGCGCGCCGCATTTTGGCGGATTGTGGGAGCGGGCGGTCCGCTCCGTCAAAACGCACCTGAGACGTGTGATAGACGAGCAGAGGCTCACATTCGAGGAGATGTGTAAGGTTCTAACACAGGTTGAAGCCTGTCTTAACTCCCGTCCCCTCCATCCTTTGTCGTCCGATCCTTCTGATCTGAACCCACTGACGCCTGGTCACTTCTTGGTGGGAGAGGCGTTGACGGCATTGCCTCATGTCCATCTCCTGGACACCCGGCGAAACCGGCTGAATAGGTTTCAGTTGTTACAGCAGATGGTTCAGCACTTCTGGAAGCGCTGGCACCAGGAATATCTGCATGGGCTCCAACAACGTCGGAAATGGAGACAAGGATACGCTGTTGTTCCCAAGGTCGGTGCTCTGGTTCTCATCAAGGAGAACAACCTACCCCCCATGAAGTGGGCCCTAGGTCGCATCTGGGAGCTGCATCCCGGTCAGGATGGTGTCTGCAGGGTGGTCACCCTCCGTACAGCCCAGGGGACATTGAAGAGGCCCACCACCAGGACTTGCTTGCTGCCTCTCGAAGACGAGCTCACCGGATCGAGTACCGTTGAGCCACCGCCGATTTTATAA